A genomic window from Pecten maximus chromosome 2, xPecMax1.1, whole genome shotgun sequence includes:
- the LOC117321970 gene encoding uncharacterized protein LOC117321970 isoform X3, protein MSHSTWRMALLCLYCEHLTTFRIWILTESMTFSVFSIYTVIQLSQGAEFSKGDIIFIAVVIGACVVAIIITIVCHLACRRRSNKGNQASLLGICCCYDNNVNSRFKVVSQKMGSDCAICLEEKNMMVKPVVEITCKHTYHQACISKCLEMDKRAKCPQCRRQPGQYSTTERFIAIIQTLLRKRKERTLEAKTGKFQQAEEEEKMAPEHTDLPECSSYIPPEIPPDAIV, encoded by the exons ATGTCACATTCAACTTGGCGGATGGCTTTGCTGTGCTTATATTGTGAACATTTGACAACTTTTAGAATATGGATACTGACTGAGTCAATGACTTTCTCTGTGTTTTCCATATACACTGTCATCCAGCT GTCCCAAGGGGCAGAATTTTCAAAAGGAGACATAATCTTCATCGCTGTTGTTATCGGAGCATGTGTCGTCGCCATCATCATCACAATTGTCTGCCACCTAGCGTGTCGCCGACGAAGCAATAAGGGG aatcaAGCAAGTCTGCTTGGCATCTGCTGTTGCTATGATAACAACGTGAACAGCCGGTTCAAAGTTGTCAGCCAAAAGATGG GCTCTGATTGTGCAATTTGTTTAGAGGAGAAAAATATGATGGTGAAGCCGGTCGTAGAGATAACATGCAAGCATA CGTATCACCAGGCTTGTATCAGTAAATGTCTCGAGATGGACAAAAGAGCCAAGTGTCCACAATGCCGACGACAACCCGGACAGTACTCAACTACCGAACGGTTCATTGCCATTATTCAGACGCTTCTCAGGAAGAGGAAGGAGAGGACGCTCGAAGCGAAGACAGGAAAATTCCAACAAGCAGAAGAGGAAGAAAAAATGGCACCAGAACACACAG attTACCAGAGTGCAGCAGTTACATTCCTCCGGAGATTCCTCCTGATGCCATAGTTTGA
- the LOC117321970 gene encoding uncharacterized protein LOC117321970 isoform X12, which yields MAQIHGVISGYSDAWMSQGAEFSKGDIIFIAVVIGACVVAIIITIVCHLACRRRSNKGNQASLLGICCCYDNNVNSRFKVVSQKMGSDCAICLEEKNMMVKPVVEITCKHTYHQACISKCLEMDKRAKCPQCRRQPGQYSTTERFIAIIQTLLRKRKERTLEAKTGKFQQAEEEEKMAPEHTDLPECSSYIPPEIPPDAIV from the exons GTCCCAAGGGGCAGAATTTTCAAAAGGAGACATAATCTTCATCGCTGTTGTTATCGGAGCATGTGTCGTCGCCATCATCATCACAATTGTCTGCCACCTAGCGTGTCGCCGACGAAGCAATAAGGGG aatcaAGCAAGTCTGCTTGGCATCTGCTGTTGCTATGATAACAACGTGAACAGCCGGTTCAAAGTTGTCAGCCAAAAGATGG GCTCTGATTGTGCAATTTGTTTAGAGGAGAAAAATATGATGGTGAAGCCGGTCGTAGAGATAACATGCAAGCATA CGTATCACCAGGCTTGTATCAGTAAATGTCTCGAGATGGACAAAAGAGCCAAGTGTCCACAATGCCGACGACAACCCGGACAGTACTCAACTACCGAACGGTTCATTGCCATTATTCAGACGCTTCTCAGGAAGAGGAAGGAGAGGACGCTCGAAGCGAAGACAGGAAAATTCCAACAAGCAGAAGAGGAAGAAAAAATGGCACCAGAACACACAG attTACCAGAGTGCAGCAGTTACATTCCTCCGGAGATTCCTCCTGATGCCATAGTTTGA
- the LOC117321970 gene encoding uncharacterized protein LOC117321970 isoform X13 produces the protein MRMPADPNNSKWRRSQGAEFSKGDIIFIAVVIGACVVAIIITIVCHLACRRRSNKGNQASLLGICCCYDNNVNSRFKVVSQKMGSDCAICLEEKNMMVKPVVEITCKHTYHQACISKCLEMDKRAKCPQCRRQPGQYSTTERFIAIIQTLLRKRKERTLEAKTGKFQQAEEEEKMAPEHTDLPECSSYIPPEIPPDAIV, from the exons GTCCCAAGGGGCAGAATTTTCAAAAGGAGACATAATCTTCATCGCTGTTGTTATCGGAGCATGTGTCGTCGCCATCATCATCACAATTGTCTGCCACCTAGCGTGTCGCCGACGAAGCAATAAGGGG aatcaAGCAAGTCTGCTTGGCATCTGCTGTTGCTATGATAACAACGTGAACAGCCGGTTCAAAGTTGTCAGCCAAAAGATGG GCTCTGATTGTGCAATTTGTTTAGAGGAGAAAAATATGATGGTGAAGCCGGTCGTAGAGATAACATGCAAGCATA CGTATCACCAGGCTTGTATCAGTAAATGTCTCGAGATGGACAAAAGAGCCAAGTGTCCACAATGCCGACGACAACCCGGACAGTACTCAACTACCGAACGGTTCATTGCCATTATTCAGACGCTTCTCAGGAAGAGGAAGGAGAGGACGCTCGAAGCGAAGACAGGAAAATTCCAACAAGCAGAAGAGGAAGAAAAAATGGCACCAGAACACACAG attTACCAGAGTGCAGCAGTTACATTCCTCCGGAGATTCCTCCTGATGCCATAGTTTGA